One segment of Streptomyces sp. NBC_00576 DNA contains the following:
- a CDS encoding MerR family transcriptional regulator, whose protein sequence is MTADDSYGRLDDDDYPAYTMGRAAAMLGTTQGFLRAIGEARLITPLRSEGGHRRYSRYQLRIAARARELVDRGTPIDAACRIIVLEDQLEEAQRINAEHRRAAKSANSKAAA, encoded by the coding sequence ATGACAGCAGACGACTCCTACGGCCGTCTCGATGACGACGACTACCCCGCGTACACCATGGGCCGAGCCGCCGCCATGCTCGGCACCACCCAGGGCTTCCTGCGCGCCATCGGAGAAGCCCGCCTCATCACCCCGCTCCGATCCGAGGGCGGCCACCGCCGCTACTCCCGCTACCAGCTGCGCATCGCCGCCCGCGCCCGGGAACTCGTCGACAGGGGCACCCCCATCGACGCCGCCTGCCGCATCATCGTCCTCGAAGACCAGCTCGAAGAAGCCCAGCGCATCAACGCCGAACACCGCCGCGCCGCCAAATCGGCGAACTCAAAGGCCGCCGCTTGA
- a CDS encoding transposase, with protein MRTAGRPAPSARRTSRCRWPSRSPSALPSVPAPPARACARSMRSTNASLSPTYWISNLPTDIPAKDLVRLAKARWRIEHDYRELKTGLGLDHFEGRTFTGWHRHVLLVTAAHLFLTEQQTCPKAPARA; from the coding sequence ATGAGAACGGCTGGCAGACCTGCCCCGTCGGCCAGGCGTACTTCCAGATGCCGGTGGCCGAGTCGTTCTCCTTCAGCTCTCCCCTCGGTGCCTGCCCCACCCGCAAGGGCTTGCGCACGGTCGATGAGATCGACGAACGCATCCTTGTCCCCGACGTACTGGATCTCGAACCTGCCGACCGACATCCCCGCGAAGGATCTGGTCCGCCTGGCGAAAGCCCGCTGGCGGATCGAGCATGACTACCGCGAGCTGAAAACGGGCCTGGGCCTGGACCACTTCGAGGGCCGTACCTTCACCGGCTGGCACCGCCACGTCCTCCTCGTCACCGCCGCCCACCTCTTCCTCACCGAACAGCAGACCTGCCCAAAAGCCCCTGCCAGGGCCTGA
- a CDS encoding alcohol dehydrogenase catalytic domain-containing protein: MSQSTATGGAAPATMRAVVVTRPGGLDALEIEDVPVPVRKPGWVRIKVKAFGVNESEVTTRKGESDAVVTYPRVPGIEGVGVVDEADEDSGLRPGQQVATMMGGMGRSYDGAYAQYVTVPAGQVIPFETSLPWDVVGALPEMFQTAYGSLTRGLDLKAGQTLLIRGGTSSVGLSAATIAKDLGATVISTTRSPGRAGELRAAGVDHPLVDNGTLADQVRELIPDGVDAALELVGCSVLPDTLRTVRRHGTVCFTGALAGQWSIPDFTPFMIPFGVRLTSYGGQASDLPADVFAHQLQAIAAGRLNVPVAKVYHGLEQVRDAQADLESGTTPGKHVVVLDD; the protein is encoded by the coding sequence ATGAGCCAATCGACAGCAACCGGCGGCGCCGCACCGGCGACGATGCGGGCCGTCGTCGTCACCCGGCCCGGCGGCCTCGACGCACTGGAGATCGAGGATGTGCCGGTGCCCGTCCGCAAGCCCGGCTGGGTGCGGATCAAGGTGAAGGCGTTCGGCGTCAACGAGTCCGAGGTCACCACCCGCAAGGGCGAGTCGGACGCGGTGGTCACCTACCCGCGGGTGCCCGGCATCGAGGGCGTCGGCGTGGTCGACGAGGCCGACGAGGACAGCGGGCTGCGGCCGGGACAGCAGGTGGCCACGATGATGGGCGGCATGGGCCGCTCGTACGACGGCGCGTACGCCCAGTACGTCACCGTCCCCGCCGGGCAGGTCATCCCGTTCGAGACCAGCCTGCCGTGGGACGTCGTCGGCGCGCTGCCCGAGATGTTCCAGACCGCCTACGGATCCCTGACCCGCGGCCTGGACCTCAAAGCCGGGCAGACGCTGCTGATCCGCGGCGGCACCTCCTCGGTCGGGCTGAGCGCGGCCACCATCGCGAAGGACCTCGGCGCCACCGTCATCTCCACCACCCGCAGCCCCGGCCGGGCCGGGGAACTGCGGGCCGCGGGCGTCGACCATCCCCTCGTCGACAACGGCACCCTCGCCGACCAGGTGCGCGAGCTGATCCCGGACGGCGTCGACGCCGCCCTGGAACTGGTCGGCTGCTCGGTCCTCCCCGACACCCTCCGCACCGTCCGCCGGCACGGCACCGTCTGCTTCACCGGAGCCCTGGCAGGCCAGTGGTCCATCCCGGACTTCACCCCGTTCATGATCCCGTTCGGGGTACGCCTGACCTCCTACGGCGGTCAGGCCAGCGACCTCCCGGCCGACGTCTTCGCCCACCAGCTCCAGGCCATCGCCGCAGGACGCCTCAACGTCCCGGTCGCGAAGGTCTACCACGGCCTGGAACAAGTCCGAGACGCCCAGGCCGACCTCGAATCCGGCACCACGCCGGGCAAGCACGTCGTCGTCCTGGACGACTGA
- a CDS encoding Ku protein produces MPVQLYAATEEHTVRLHEIHTADGSRVQHRRFCAAEGREISYSEAGRGVALPDGRMLPLSEDDLARLPLPTKRTITVVGFIDPKGVIPISYDRPYYIAPAAPLAERPYSLTTSLMIE; encoded by the coding sequence ATTCCGGTCCAGCTCTACGCGGCTACCGAAGAGCACACCGTGCGGCTCCATGAGATCCACACCGCTGACGGCAGCCGTGTTCAGCACCGCCGCTTCTGTGCTGCCGAGGGCCGGGAGATCAGCTATTCCGAGGCCGGGCGGGGCGTCGCCCTGCCGGACGGCCGCATGCTGCCGCTCTCCGAGGACGACCTGGCCCGCCTGCCGCTGCCGACCAAGCGCACTATCACAGTGGTGGGGTTCATCGACCCGAAGGGAGTGATCCCGATCAGCTACGACCGGCCGTACTACATCGCCCCCGCAGCACCGCTCGCAGAGCGCCCGTACTCCCTGACGACTTCCCTGATGATCGAGTGA
- a CDS encoding ABC transporter substrate-binding protein, which yields MRSRTRKGTRRSAPTAITLTALLGLTATACGDNGSGIAGGEGGKGTITFWDNNTAVRRDIWLEIIRDFENEYPDIKVQYVGVPAENAQSKYDTAIQGGGLPDVGCVGAAMLAGIAAQDALEPLQDRLAESPLEGELSESMLKSTASAGGTSQLFMVPTSANNGVMYYRTDLFKAADLDAPTTWNKFYEAADRLTSQDKNRFGYTIRGGVGSIAPALDAMYGQSGIESFWNADETKTTVNDPRNVAALEKYMALYKKVTPAADLNNNFTQMVAQWDSGQIGMLSHNLGSYQDHVKALGTGKFRGLPNPKAAGGKRVQVSNPIDGLSIFKTSTKKKAAWKFIEYASSHKASSKFNESAGLIPANNAAAKDAWIEKSEPTRLAAEALNSPTTTIVQLPYYLPDWNTISKADNEPAFQKVMLGKASAKNFLDDLADQLNTAQADWKQRNG from the coding sequence ATGCGTTCCCGCACCCGCAAGGGCACCCGCCGATCCGCCCCGACAGCCATCACCCTGACCGCCCTCCTCGGTCTCACCGCCACCGCGTGCGGTGACAACGGCTCCGGCATCGCGGGTGGGGAGGGCGGCAAAGGGACGATCACCTTCTGGGACAACAACACGGCCGTCCGCCGCGACATCTGGCTGGAGATCATCAGGGACTTCGAGAACGAGTACCCCGACATCAAGGTCCAGTACGTCGGCGTTCCCGCCGAGAACGCCCAGTCGAAGTACGACACCGCCATCCAGGGCGGCGGCCTGCCGGACGTCGGCTGCGTGGGCGCCGCCATGCTCGCCGGGATCGCCGCGCAGGACGCCCTGGAGCCGCTGCAGGACCGGCTGGCCGAGAGCCCGCTGGAGGGCGAGCTCAGCGAGAGCATGCTCAAGTCGACGGCCTCGGCGGGCGGCACCTCTCAGCTGTTCATGGTCCCGACGTCCGCGAACAACGGTGTCATGTACTACCGCACCGACCTCTTCAAGGCCGCCGACCTGGACGCGCCGACCACCTGGAACAAGTTCTACGAGGCGGCGGACCGCCTCACCTCCCAGGACAAGAACCGGTTCGGCTACACCATTCGCGGCGGCGTGGGGTCCATCGCCCCGGCCCTGGACGCGATGTACGGGCAGAGCGGCATCGAGTCCTTCTGGAACGCCGACGAGACGAAGACCACGGTCAACGATCCCCGGAACGTCGCCGCTCTCGAGAAGTACATGGCCCTCTACAAGAAGGTGACGCCGGCCGCCGACCTCAACAACAACTTCACGCAGATGGTCGCCCAGTGGGACAGCGGCCAGATCGGCATGCTCAGCCACAACCTGGGCTCCTACCAGGACCATGTGAAGGCCCTCGGCACCGGAAAGTTCCGCGGCCTTCCGAACCCGAAGGCCGCGGGCGGCAAGCGCGTCCAGGTGTCCAACCCGATCGACGGACTGTCGATCTTCAAGACCAGCACCAAGAAGAAGGCCGCCTGGAAGTTCATCGAGTACGCCTCCTCCCACAAGGCGAGCTCCAAGTTCAACGAGTCCGCGGGCCTGATCCCGGCCAACAACGCGGCGGCCAAGGACGCCTGGATCGAGAAGTCCGAGCCGACACGCCTGGCCGCCGAGGCGCTCAACTCTCCCACCACCACGATCGTTCAACTGCCGTACTACCTGCCGGACTGGAACACGATCTCCAAGGCCGACAACGAACCCGCCTTCCAGAAGGTCATGCTCGGAAAGGCCAGCGCGAAGAACTTCCTGGACGACCTCGCCGACCAGCTCAACACCGCGCAGGCCGACTGGAAGCAGCGGAACGGCTGA
- a CDS encoding MFS transporter: MTTTFDHEAPASGKTDSGRRGSHAARWWVLVVLGMAQLMVTLDATVVNIALPEAQHDLGFSDGSRQWVITGYALAFGSLLLLGGRLGDLFGRRTTFVAGLIGFAAASVVGGAATSFEILVAARVAQGLFAALLAPAALSLLSVTFTQPTERPKAFGIFSALSGAGAAVGLLLGGMLTEWASWRWVMYVNVIFAAVALAGALLLLAKPVVTERPKIDIPGAVTVSAALFGIVYGFAHVESTSWTDPVALGSVTSGVVLLAVFAWLELRVAHPLLPLRVVLDRTRGGSFLAVFVLGMGMFSIFLFLTYYLEASIGYSPIEAGLSFLPMVGGIVASSTTVPSLLLPKVGPKAVVSVSFLVSASGMALLTQLTLDSGYVANIMPGMILLGLGIGGVMTTAFQGATAGVHHEDAGVASALINTSQQVGGSISTALLTTVASSAATDYLSSHKPGALTVAQAGVESYTATLAWGAGIFAVGAVLAAFLLPNSALAPSDGEPVIAH; the protein is encoded by the coding sequence ATGACTACCACCTTCGACCATGAGGCACCCGCCTCCGGGAAAACAGACTCGGGCCGCCGCGGCTCACATGCCGCGCGCTGGTGGGTGCTCGTCGTGCTGGGCATGGCGCAGCTCATGGTCACGCTCGATGCGACCGTCGTGAACATCGCGCTGCCCGAAGCGCAACACGACCTCGGTTTCAGCGACGGCAGCCGGCAGTGGGTCATCACGGGGTACGCCCTGGCGTTCGGCAGCCTGCTGCTCCTCGGGGGCCGACTCGGCGACCTGTTCGGCCGACGCACGACCTTCGTGGCTGGCCTGATCGGTTTCGCGGCCGCATCCGTCGTCGGCGGCGCGGCCACCAGCTTCGAAATACTCGTCGCGGCACGCGTGGCCCAGGGCCTCTTCGCCGCGCTGCTCGCACCCGCGGCTCTCTCACTGCTCAGCGTGACCTTCACCCAGCCGACCGAAAGGCCGAAAGCCTTCGGCATCTTCAGTGCGTTGTCCGGTGCGGGCGCAGCGGTCGGACTCCTGCTCGGCGGCATGCTGACCGAATGGGCGTCGTGGCGCTGGGTGATGTACGTGAACGTCATCTTCGCGGCCGTCGCGCTGGCCGGTGCGCTGCTGTTGCTGGCCAAGCCCGTGGTCACCGAGCGACCCAAAATCGACATTCCGGGCGCCGTCACAGTGAGCGCCGCACTGTTCGGCATCGTCTACGGGTTCGCGCACGTCGAATCCACCAGTTGGACCGACCCGGTCGCCCTCGGCTCCGTGACCAGCGGCGTGGTGCTGCTCGCGGTCTTCGCATGGCTGGAGCTCAGGGTCGCGCATCCGCTGCTGCCGCTGCGCGTCGTGCTGGACCGGACCCGAGGCGGTTCGTTCCTGGCCGTGTTCGTCCTGGGCATGGGAATGTTCTCGATCTTCCTGTTCCTGACCTACTACCTGGAGGCCAGCATCGGCTACTCGCCGATCGAGGCCGGTCTGTCCTTCCTGCCGATGGTCGGCGGCATCGTCGCCTCGTCGACCACGGTGCCTTCACTGCTGCTGCCCAAGGTCGGCCCGAAGGCTGTGGTCAGCGTCAGCTTCCTGGTCTCCGCATCCGGCATGGCCCTGCTGACCCAGCTCACGCTGGACAGTGGCTACGTCGCCAACATCATGCCGGGCATGATCCTTTTGGGTCTCGGTATCGGTGGGGTGATGACCACCGCGTTCCAGGGTGCGACCGCAGGCGTGCACCACGAGGACGCGGGCGTCGCCTCGGCGCTGATCAACACCAGCCAGCAGGTGGGCGGCTCGATCAGCACGGCACTGCTGACCACCGTTGCCTCATCGGCCGCGACCGACTACCTGTCCTCGCACAAGCCCGGCGCGCTGACCGTGGCCCAGGCCGGGGTCGAGAGCTACACGGCCACACTGGCGTGGGGCGCCGGGATCTTCGCCGTCGGTGCCGTGCTCGCGGCGTTCCTGTTGCCGAATTCGGCCCTGGCGCCGTCGGATGGCGAGCCCGTGATCGCCCACTGA
- a CDS encoding TetR/AcrR family transcriptional regulator: MTTEVKPSTRERLLEAAATLTYRDGVGIGIDAVCKAAGVSKRSLYQLFESKDELLAASLEERSSAFVATLLPAADDGRSPRERILHVFDQLEEQAGAPEFQGCRYLAAQIELKDQSHPASRVAHRVKANLAAFFRAEAEQGGASDPDLLARQLILVFDGASARAGIGADKLTGLVAPTVATLLGAAGMR, translated from the coding sequence ATGACCACCGAAGTGAAGCCAAGTACCAGAGAGCGGCTGCTGGAGGCAGCGGCCACGCTCACCTACCGAGACGGTGTCGGCATCGGCATCGACGCCGTGTGCAAGGCAGCCGGAGTGTCGAAGCGCTCCCTGTACCAGCTGTTCGAGAGCAAGGACGAACTGCTCGCGGCGAGTCTGGAGGAGCGCTCCTCCGCCTTCGTGGCGACCCTCCTGCCCGCGGCGGACGACGGTCGGTCACCTCGCGAGCGGATCCTGCACGTCTTCGACCAGTTGGAGGAACAGGCGGGTGCGCCCGAATTCCAAGGCTGCCGATACCTGGCTGCTCAGATCGAGCTCAAAGACCAGAGTCACCCCGCGAGCCGGGTGGCCCACCGGGTCAAGGCGAACTTGGCAGCCTTCTTCCGCGCCGAGGCCGAACAGGGCGGGGCGAGCGATCCCGACCTGCTGGCCCGGCAGCTCATCTTGGTCTTCGACGGCGCCAGCGCCCGCGCCGGGATCGGCGCCGACAAACTGACCGGGCTCGTCGCGCCCACGGTGGCCACCCTGCTCGGCGCGGCAGGCATGCGCTGA
- a CDS encoding helix-turn-helix transcriptional regulator, with protein sequence MFVDTSKEVRDPNVSAIAALDEPTRRRLYDHVVRRPSPVSRDEAAAALGLARQTAAFHLDRLADESLLDVVFERRSGRSGPGAGRPAKLYRRSTKQVAVNLPDRRYELAGRLLAQAVEESDATGAPVREVLHRKAQELGTHLGEQNKTEVFDLLERYGFEPRCEGDAIVLANCPFHALAREHTETVCGMNLHLLRGVLNGLDEAGLEARLAPSPGRCCVRLQPAA encoded by the coding sequence GTGTTCGTGGACACCTCGAAGGAAGTACGCGACCCCAACGTCTCCGCCATCGCCGCCCTTGATGAGCCGACCCGCAGGAGGCTGTACGACCACGTGGTGCGCCGGCCGAGCCCCGTCAGCCGGGACGAGGCGGCCGCCGCCCTCGGCCTGGCGCGGCAGACCGCCGCGTTCCACCTGGACCGGCTCGCCGACGAATCCCTGCTCGACGTCGTCTTCGAGCGCCGCAGCGGACGCTCCGGACCGGGCGCGGGAAGGCCGGCCAAGCTCTACCGCCGCTCGACGAAGCAGGTCGCCGTCAACCTGCCGGACCGCCGCTACGAGCTGGCCGGCCGGCTGCTCGCGCAAGCCGTGGAGGAGTCTGACGCGACCGGTGCGCCGGTGCGCGAGGTCCTGCACCGCAAGGCCCAAGAACTCGGCACGCACCTGGGCGAGCAGAACAAGACGGAGGTCTTCGACCTTCTGGAGCGGTACGGCTTCGAGCCACGCTGCGAGGGCGATGCCATCGTTCTGGCCAACTGCCCCTTCCACGCGCTTGCCCGGGAGCACACCGAGACGGTGTGTGGCATGAACCTCCACCTGCTACGCGGTGTCCTCAATGGTCTGGATGAGGCCGGACTCGAGGCACGCCTGGCGCCCAGCCCGGGGCGATGCTGCGTCCGACTGCAGCCAGCCGCCTGA
- a CDS encoding VOC family protein, with translation MAHPRETTPSQPHHARLPANAEPAGNGADTRGPQLASVVLFVHDHDESADFYGDLLNMEVTVRTATAALLVGPGGFQVYLRSVGPNASHPVGHVGAQYVIWTADGPDDFQRCERVLRARSDHVSTRPGEGFTVIEGRDPNGLPVLVAYPGPDEVARPEIIARYYV, from the coding sequence ATGGCGCATCCCCGCGAAACGACACCGTCCCAGCCGCACCATGCGAGGCTTCCGGCGAATGCCGAGCCGGCCGGCAACGGAGCGGATACACGCGGGCCGCAGTTGGCCTCGGTCGTGTTGTTCGTCCACGACCACGACGAGTCGGCGGACTTCTACGGCGACCTGCTGAACATGGAGGTCACGGTCCGCACCGCCACAGCCGCGCTGCTCGTCGGCCCTGGCGGATTCCAGGTATACCTACGCTCCGTGGGGCCGAACGCCTCCCACCCGGTCGGCCACGTCGGCGCCCAGTACGTGATCTGGACAGCGGACGGCCCCGACGACTTCCAGCGTTGCGAACGCGTACTGCGAGCCCGATCCGACCATGTGTCCACCAGGCCCGGCGAGGGCTTCACCGTCATCGAAGGCCGGGACCCCAACGGCCTGCCAGTCCTGGTGGCCTACCCGGGCCCGGACGAAGTGGCACGCCCTGAGATCATCGCCCGTTACTACGTGTAG
- a CDS encoding alpha/beta fold hydrolase — MPSPEPRPTIHIPGTTSHTIAPHGRHSREGTLRYLKAGTGAPVVLLHTVRTQAEHFRSLIPLISDQYTVYALDLPGMGYSEIVPGASYDEPAMRAGVKRLLTELDLHDVTLVGESMGAVLALTSAADLPERVRRVVAVNTYDFPGGIARSSLLARVVVSGVLTPGVGPVIAGVEPKAALSKILQGGLGDKTALRADYVDELLQVGSRPGYPTVARAVYQSLPSLIAARSRYPEVKASVHLVYGEKDWSRTSDREANKELLPAADFTQVPGAGHFIALERPGILADLLNAAA; from the coding sequence ATGCCCAGCCCAGAGCCACGTCCCACGATTCACATTCCGGGGACCACCAGCCACACCATCGCCCCCCACGGACGCCACAGCCGTGAGGGAACGCTGCGCTACCTCAAGGCGGGCACCGGTGCTCCCGTGGTCCTGCTGCACACCGTGCGCACGCAGGCCGAGCACTTCCGCTCCCTCATCCCGTTGATCTCGGACCAGTACACCGTGTATGCCCTGGACCTGCCGGGGATGGGCTACTCCGAGATCGTGCCCGGCGCCTCGTACGACGAGCCGGCGATGCGCGCGGGCGTCAAGCGGCTCCTCACCGAACTGGACCTCCACGACGTGACGTTGGTCGGGGAGTCCATGGGGGCGGTGCTCGCCCTGACCTCCGCGGCCGATCTTCCGGAGCGGGTACGGCGCGTCGTCGCGGTCAACACGTACGACTTCCCCGGCGGGATCGCGCGGTCGAGTCTCCTCGCCCGCGTGGTTGTCAGCGGTGTCCTCACGCCGGGAGTGGGCCCGGTGATCGCCGGGGTGGAGCCCAAGGCCGCCCTCAGCAAGATCCTTCAGGGCGGCCTCGGCGACAAGACCGCTTTGCGGGCAGACTACGTCGACGAGCTCCTCCAGGTAGGCAGCCGCCCCGGCTACCCGACCGTCGCCCGGGCCGTGTACCAGAGCCTGCCCAGCCTCATCGCGGCCCGCTCGCGCTACCCCGAGGTCAAGGCATCCGTCCACCTCGTCTACGGGGAGAAGGACTGGTCCCGGACGTCGGACCGGGAGGCCAACAAGGAGCTGCTGCCTGCCGCCGATTTCACGCAGGTGCCGGGAGCGGGCCACTTTATCGCGCTGGAACGGCCCGGCATCCTCGCCGATCTGTTGAACGCGGCGGCGTGA
- a CDS encoding DUF488 domain-containing protein, with protein sequence MARKKMVHVRRVYEAPAQADGARVLVDRIWPRGLTKEKAQLDEWCKQVAPSTELRKWYGHDPERFTEFSRRYRNELKDPEHADALAHLSDLAKDRSLTLLTATKQPEISEAEVLADLLRS encoded by the coding sequence ATGGCCCGCAAGAAGATGGTGCATGTCCGCCGGGTCTACGAGGCTCCGGCGCAGGCAGACGGGGCCAGAGTGCTGGTCGACCGCATCTGGCCCCGGGGGCTGACCAAGGAGAAGGCCCAGCTCGACGAGTGGTGCAAGCAGGTCGCCCCCTCCACAGAGCTGCGCAAGTGGTATGGCCACGACCCCGAGCGGTTCACAGAATTCAGCCGCCGCTACCGCAACGAGCTCAAGGATCCCGAACACGCAGACGCCCTGGCGCACCTGAGCGACCTCGCCAAAGACCGGTCCTTGACGCTACTCACCGCGACCAAGCAGCCCGAGATCAGCGAAGCCGAGGTGCTCGCCGACCTGCTCCGGAGCTGA
- a CDS encoding carboxylesterase family protein yields the protein MTATASKAPTAPGVRSWWGIPYATAERYRRPVVADFDPDRPYDRKGVVSVQPDSGDWLEADSGMGEDCLNLNLWAPEQPADKALPVTVYIHGGGFEYGANTQITSNASGLAATGRVVGVSVNYRLGALGALSLSQYGGALAEASNLFLQDVTAALTWIQRNIAHFGGDPDQVTVYGHSAGAYSTFGLLGASSADGLYRRLAGFSGGPARSVPAWWAEELAHLFVTELGVADNPEKLLDLDAVSLRDALRKVAPTDLGVRGGVDNKATGVVLDIGQPGAVVHAHPMDVLNSGAHRDVDVLLSMASDDMGWWVANDLDRFDPHTLDRVVDEVAGWRISCSRAKKIVDAYDQGGRTPAEVRAAVMADYLFALPAARGALAHAAAGGNAHLLMIGPAEGAPAVHGTEMYALVGQEQPGRSPEQAERDTRIRDIVLDFATGEQTRLWPAVTDKPTSGSVGNPPFEAHAHYQAALDLWEGIDRP from the coding sequence ATGACCGCGACCGCTTCCAAGGCTCCGACTGCACCAGGGGTGCGGTCCTGGTGGGGGATCCCGTACGCCACCGCCGAGCGGTATCGCCGCCCCGTGGTCGCGGACTTCGATCCAGACCGACCCTATGACCGCAAGGGCGTCGTCTCTGTCCAGCCCGACAGCGGCGACTGGCTCGAAGCGGACAGCGGGATGGGCGAGGACTGCCTGAACCTGAACCTGTGGGCCCCTGAGCAGCCGGCCGACAAGGCGCTCCCGGTGACCGTGTACATCCATGGCGGCGGATTCGAGTACGGCGCGAACACCCAGATCACCTCCAACGCCTCCGGTCTCGCCGCGACGGGGCGCGTGGTGGGCGTGTCGGTCAACTACCGGCTCGGCGCCCTGGGCGCGCTCTCGCTCTCGCAGTACGGCGGCGCCCTGGCTGAGGCCAGCAACCTCTTCCTCCAGGACGTCACCGCCGCGCTCACCTGGATCCAGCGCAACATCGCCCACTTCGGCGGCGACCCCGACCAGGTCACGGTCTACGGCCACAGCGCCGGCGCCTACTCCACCTTCGGTCTGCTCGGCGCCTCCTCCGCCGACGGCCTGTACCGGCGACTGGCCGGGTTCTCCGGCGGGCCCGCTCGTAGCGTCCCGGCCTGGTGGGCCGAGGAGCTCGCGCACCTGTTCGTCACCGAACTCGGCGTCGCGGACAACCCGGAGAAGCTGCTCGACCTCGACGCGGTCTCCCTGAGGGACGCCCTGCGCAAGGTCGCCCCGACGGACCTCGGAGTCCGCGGCGGGGTGGACAACAAGGCCACCGGTGTCGTCCTGGACATCGGACAGCCTGGCGCGGTGGTGCACGCCCATCCCATGGACGTCCTTAACTCGGGCGCGCACCGCGATGTCGACGTGCTGCTGAGCATGGCGAGTGACGACATGGGGTGGTGGGTGGCGAACGACCTCGACCGTTTCGACCCGCACACCCTCGACCGCGTCGTCGACGAGGTCGCGGGGTGGCGTATTTCCTGCTCCCGCGCGAAGAAGATCGTCGACGCCTACGACCAGGGCGGCCGTACCCCGGCCGAGGTCCGCGCCGCGGTCATGGCGGACTACCTCTTCGCGCTCCCGGCCGCCCGCGGCGCCCTGGCGCACGCCGCCGCGGGCGGCAACGCCCATCTCCTGATGATCGGGCCCGCCGAGGGCGCGCCCGCGGTGCACGGCACCGAGATGTACGCCCTGGTCGGCCAGGAACAGCCGGGCCGCAGCCCCGAACAGGCCGAGCGTGACACGCGGATCCGCGACATCGTGCTCGACTTCGCCACCGGTGAGCAGACCCGGCTGTGGCCCGCTGTCACGGACAAACCCACCTCGGGAAGCGTCGGCAACCCTCCCTTCGAGGCCCATGCCCACTACCAGGCGGCCCTCGACCTGTGGGAGGGCATCGACCGCCCCTGA
- the tal gene encoding transaldolase produces the protein MSENLDRLAAEGVAVWLDDLSRQRLTGGGLADLVREQQVVGITSNPTIFAKAIRSGARYDAQVGDLARRGVRVEEAVRLLTAFDVRWACDVLRPVYDASDGVDGRVSLEVDPRVAHDTAATIAEARALWWLVDRPNLFVKIPATQPSLEAISTALAEGISINVTLIFSLNRYDQVLRAFLDGMGKAHAAGRDLASIASVASFFVSRVDTEVDSRLDKIGAPEALALRGRAAIANARLAYQHFEQATASEEWQALAAAGMRPQRPLWASTGVKDPSYDDTRYIDELVAPGVVNTMPEQTLHAVADHGRIQGDTIHGTYASSQQVLDDLETVGVSYDDVVRVLEDEGIAKFTASGNELFDQLEAELHTRRTAA, from the coding sequence ATGAGTGAGAACCTGGACCGGCTGGCCGCCGAAGGCGTAGCGGTCTGGCTCGATGATCTGAGCCGGCAGCGGCTCACCGGTGGCGGGCTGGCCGACTTGGTGCGTGAGCAGCAGGTGGTGGGTATCACCAGCAATCCGACGATCTTCGCCAAGGCTATCCGTTCGGGTGCCCGCTACGACGCGCAGGTCGGTGATCTGGCCCGGCGCGGAGTACGGGTGGAGGAGGCCGTCAGGCTGCTGACCGCGTTCGACGTGCGGTGGGCCTGCGACGTGCTGCGACCGGTGTACGACGCCAGCGACGGGGTGGACGGACGGGTATCGCTCGAGGTGGACCCGCGCGTCGCTCACGACACGGCGGCGACGATCGCCGAGGCACGGGCCCTGTGGTGGCTGGTGGACCGGCCGAACCTGTTCGTGAAGATCCCCGCGACCCAGCCCAGCCTGGAGGCGATCAGCACCGCGCTCGCCGAAGGCATCAGCATCAACGTGACGCTGATCTTCTCCCTCAACCGCTACGACCAGGTGCTCCGCGCCTTCCTGGACGGCATGGGTAAGGCCCATGCGGCGGGGCGTGATCTGGCGTCCATCGCATCGGTGGCCTCCTTCTTCGTTAGCCGGGTGGACACCGAGGTCGACAGCCGGCTGGACAAGATCGGCGCACCGGAGGCGCTGGCGCTGCGGGGGCGGGCCGCGATCGCCAACGCGCGCCTGGCCTACCAGCACTTCGAGCAGGCCACCGCATCCGAGGAGTGGCAGGCTCTGGCCGCGGCCGGGATGCGCCCACAGCGCCCGCTGTGGGCCTCCACCGGCGTTAAGGACCCCTCCTACGACGACACCCGCTACATCGACGAACTGGTGGCGCCCGGGGTGGTCAACACCATGCCCGAGCAGACCCTGCATGCGGTCGCGGACCACGGCCGTATCCAGGGCGACACCATCCATGGCACCTACGCGTCATCCCAGCAGGTACTGGATGACCTGGAGACGGTCGGTGTGTCCTACGACGACGTGGTGCGTGTGCTGGAGGACGAGGGTATCGCCAAGTTCACCGCCTCCGGCAACGAGCTGTTCGACCAACTGGAGGCCGAACTGCACACCAGGCGCACCGCCGCCTGA